One region of Bacterioplanoides sp. SCSIO 12839 genomic DNA includes:
- a CDS encoding BamA/TamA family outer membrane protein, with protein sequence MSYRYLWQRISCAALLFLAANSWSLDVEQFIDPIDGHPDMSQYLSENAFGFLPIPIVITEPAVGAGLGVAGLFFHETDEEAAARKQAMSGENAGKHLLPPSVSAIAAAYTGNGSTFLGAGHMGFFDQGRIRYRGAAGVADVTVDYYSLGGVELPKPVGIKTEALAVFQTLKFQVQDKPIFVGLIQRYLDADLSLDGDVLDDQPDSPTGILLQELNDLATREITTSGLGAGVELDLRDNVFTPTDGYYYDFSYVAYRDAIASDIDYDWYRFSGLNYWPLAKQWRLGVRFDSEAVDSDQRLPPFARPGLDMRGIPAARYQGTHMALLESELTWQLTYRWSVLAFAGAGRVSEALDEIREADNQVMRGAGFRYNVTRQYGFHMGIDIARGPEETVWYIQAGSAW encoded by the coding sequence ATGTCTTATCGTTATCTGTGGCAACGTATATCGTGCGCAGCATTGCTTTTTCTGGCGGCCAATAGCTGGTCTCTGGATGTTGAACAGTTTATTGACCCAATCGACGGGCATCCGGATATGTCTCAATATCTGTCGGAGAATGCGTTTGGCTTCTTACCGATTCCCATTGTGATCACTGAACCGGCTGTCGGCGCCGGGTTGGGTGTTGCCGGTTTGTTTTTTCATGAAACTGACGAGGAAGCGGCGGCACGTAAGCAAGCCATGTCGGGGGAGAACGCAGGTAAACACTTATTGCCACCCAGTGTATCCGCCATTGCAGCAGCTTATACCGGCAACGGCTCCACCTTTTTAGGTGCCGGGCACATGGGTTTTTTTGATCAGGGGCGGATTCGTTACCGGGGAGCTGCCGGGGTCGCCGATGTCACCGTTGACTATTACAGTCTCGGCGGTGTCGAGTTACCTAAGCCGGTTGGTATTAAAACCGAAGCGCTGGCGGTCTTTCAGACATTGAAGTTTCAGGTTCAGGATAAACCAATCTTTGTAGGGCTGATTCAGCGTTATTTGGATGCTGATCTGAGTCTCGACGGTGATGTACTCGATGATCAACCTGATAGCCCAACGGGTATCCTGTTGCAAGAACTTAACGATCTGGCGACCCGTGAGATTACAACGTCAGGCTTGGGTGCTGGTGTTGAGCTGGACCTGCGTGACAACGTGTTTACTCCCACCGATGGCTATTATTATGACTTCTCTTATGTGGCGTACCGTGATGCCATTGCCAGTGATATCGACTACGACTGGTATCGTTTTTCCGGCTTAAACTATTGGCCGCTGGCGAAGCAATGGCGCTTGGGGGTACGTTTTGATAGTGAAGCGGTTGATTCTGATCAGCGTCTGCCACCGTTTGCTCGTCCTGGTCTGGATATGAGAGGTATTCCGGCAGCGCGTTATCAGGGGACTCATATGGCGTTATTAGAAAGTGAACTGACCTGGCAGTTAACTTACCGCTGGAGTGTATTGGCCTTTGCTGGTGCCGGGCGAGTGTCGGAAGCACTCGACGAAATTCGTGAGGCAGACAACCAGGTAATGCGAGGGGCGGGCTTTCGCTACAACGTGACCCGTCAGTATGGTTTTCACATGGGGATAGATATCGCCCGCGGCCCGGAGGAAACCGTTTGGTATATCCAGGCAGGCTCGGCTTGGTAA
- a CDS encoding DUF3524 domain-containing protein produces the protein MKQKILLLSAYRSDSHAYWADWLQQEIGGEHGVEWRVLELPGRYFRWRIRGNPLSWLNELTELLQHWQPNRILATSMVDVSTIRGLFPALAHLPLDYYFHENQFAYPTGEGQHSSLDPQMVQLYGALAADRIWFNSRFNQQSFLTGVEQLMKKLPDQVPVGLAAQLQQKCGWLPVPVRAVPTSAVAKTQNLIVWNHRWEYDKNPHFFQQILRQLKQQGIEFSLALLGHRAPKTPEVLKQIEDEFAGHILVNGRVSKADYQYWLNQAQVVASTAKHEFQGLSMLEASSAGAIPVVPDDLCYQEQYPKQNRYPVDDLPQAVETVIDALRGQLSVCDVSDWLADQVKPRWIEVLNR, from the coding sequence ATGAAACAGAAAATTCTATTGCTGTCGGCTTATCGTTCCGACAGTCACGCTTATTGGGCCGATTGGCTGCAGCAGGAAATCGGTGGCGAGCACGGAGTGGAATGGCGGGTGCTGGAGTTGCCCGGGCGTTATTTTCGCTGGCGTATTCGTGGTAATCCGCTGTCCTGGCTGAACGAGTTAACCGAGTTGCTGCAGCACTGGCAGCCGAACCGTATTTTGGCGACGTCGATGGTGGATGTCAGCACCATTCGTGGTTTGTTTCCGGCATTAGCGCACTTGCCGCTCGATTATTATTTTCACGAAAATCAATTTGCTTACCCGACCGGAGAAGGACAACACTCGTCGTTAGATCCACAAATGGTGCAGCTCTATGGCGCTTTGGCAGCGGATCGGATCTGGTTTAATTCCCGTTTTAATCAGCAGTCGTTTCTTACGGGTGTTGAGCAGTTGATGAAAAAACTACCGGATCAGGTACCAGTAGGTCTGGCAGCACAATTACAGCAGAAATGCGGCTGGTTGCCGGTGCCGGTCAGAGCTGTTCCCACTTCAGCGGTTGCCAAAACTCAGAACTTAATTGTTTGGAACCACCGCTGGGAATACGACAAAAACCCACACTTCTTTCAACAAATTTTGCGGCAGCTGAAACAGCAGGGGATTGAGTTTTCATTGGCACTGTTAGGCCATCGTGCTCCGAAAACGCCTGAAGTACTGAAGCAGATTGAAGATGAGTTTGCCGGACATATTCTGGTTAATGGCCGGGTATCAAAAGCGGATTACCAATACTGGCTGAACCAGGCTCAGGTGGTTGCCAGTACGGCTAAACATGAATTTCAGGGGCTTTCCATGCTGGAAGCCAGCAGCGCTGGAGCGATTCCAGTGGTGCCGGATGATTTGTGTTATCAGGAGCAATATCCCAAACAGAATCGCTACCCGGTTGATGATTTGCCTCAGGCGGTAGAGACGGTTATTGATGCGTTGCGCGGCCAGTTGTCGGTGTGTGATGTCAGTGACTGGTTAGCCGATCAGGTTAAACCGCGCTGGATCGAGGTTTTAAATCGCTGA
- a CDS encoding MipA/OmpV family protein produces MMATVIPMAQAEDSEDGFWHTVTEPASGLWSVGAVARDSAFRDVDVEVNPALLVFGGYGDFFIEANRIGYGVYRDGTNFASVIGNLRTHTSLSDDQIDDSDVLSAYDLDQRDSALEIGFQVGRRLGAGWVGRAAVLQDISGAHQSQEAELLFYRRDDVAGFRILTTVGAQYQTEDFNDYYFGIDRDEIRNSATQDVYDAGAGFSAELEVIATYDFHWGGQADNKWGAYVGLRHFQYDDEVSDSPLVGNGLVQQYFVGLGKYF; encoded by the coding sequence ATGATGGCAACGGTAATCCCCATGGCGCAGGCGGAAGATAGTGAGGACGGTTTCTGGCACACCGTTACCGAGCCAGCCTCCGGCTTGTGGTCTGTTGGCGCGGTTGCTCGTGACAGTGCCTTTCGTGATGTTGATGTCGAAGTGAATCCGGCCTTGTTGGTGTTTGGCGGTTATGGTGATTTTTTTATTGAAGCCAACCGTATTGGTTATGGGGTTTATCGCGACGGTACCAACTTTGCCTCAGTGATTGGTAATCTGCGAACTCACACCAGTTTAAGCGATGATCAAATTGACGATAGCGATGTTCTGTCGGCTTATGATTTAGACCAGCGTGACAGTGCGTTGGAAATTGGCTTTCAGGTTGGGCGTCGTTTAGGTGCAGGCTGGGTTGGCCGGGCAGCGGTATTACAGGATATTTCTGGCGCGCACCAGTCGCAGGAAGCAGAGCTGTTATTTTATCGCCGTGATGATGTGGCCGGTTTTCGTATCCTGACGACGGTTGGTGCTCAATACCAGACGGAAGATTTTAACGATTATTACTTTGGTATTGATCGTGACGAAATCCGTAACAGTGCCACGCAGGATGTTTATGACGCTGGTGCCGGGTTTTCTGCCGAGTTGGAAGTTATTGCCACCTACGATTTTCACTGGGGTGGTCAGGCCGATAATAAGTGGGGCGCCTATGTTGGCTTGCGCCACTTCCAATACGATGACGAAGTGTCCGATAGCCCGTTGGTGGGTAATGGGCTGGTACAACAATATTTTGTTGGTTTAGGAAAATACTTCTGA
- a CDS encoding alpha/beta fold hydrolase codes for MTQTAADIILLRGLIRSRFHWDQFPQQLQQAFPQHRILMPELAGNGERFQENTPSSIHAMMLDVRQQVALDQSQQAQIQEIQPAQKTQTAKIAEKAAAGTKPPAIIIAMSMGAMMATEWATHYPKEVQQLHLINTSAGRFSLPWQRMQTRAFFSLLPSIANQQRLEKKIIDWTINVQKDAQLTQRWQDFSQQHPLSLRNAVTQLLAASRYRGQPHAPIDHCYFYHSQGDRLVNPNCTAAIAQHWNKPLERHGFAGHDLSMDDSAWLINKLKENIFSQSEVFS; via the coding sequence ATGACCCAAACCGCAGCTGACATCATCTTACTTCGCGGCTTAATCAGAAGCCGCTTCCACTGGGATCAGTTTCCCCAACAATTACAACAAGCTTTCCCGCAACACCGCATTCTGATGCCAGAGCTGGCTGGAAATGGCGAACGTTTTCAGGAAAATACCCCAAGTTCCATACACGCCATGATGCTGGATGTGCGCCAGCAAGTAGCTTTAGATCAGAGTCAGCAGGCTCAAATTCAAGAAATTCAGCCAGCTCAAAAGACTCAAACTGCAAAAATAGCCGAAAAAGCAGCTGCAGGAACAAAGCCTCCCGCGATTATTATTGCGATGTCGATGGGGGCCATGATGGCAACCGAATGGGCAACACACTATCCAAAAGAAGTGCAGCAACTGCATTTAATCAATACCAGTGCCGGACGGTTTTCCCTCCCCTGGCAACGCATGCAAACCCGTGCGTTTTTTTCCTTATTGCCCTCCATCGCTAATCAACAGCGATTGGAAAAGAAAATTATCGACTGGACGATTAATGTTCAAAAAGACGCGCAACTGACTCAACGCTGGCAAGATTTTTCACAGCAACATCCATTGTCGCTGCGCAATGCGGTCACTCAGTTATTAGCGGCCAGTCGCTACCGGGGCCAACCACACGCGCCAATTGATCACTGTTATTTTTATCACAGCCAGGGGGATCGGTTAGTTAACCCAAACTGTACCGCGGCCATTGCTCAGCACTGGAACAAACCCCTCGAACGCCACGGTTTTGCCGGGCATGATTTATCCATGGACGACAGCGCTTGGCTGATTAATAAACTCAAAGAAAATATTTTTTCGCAATCAGAAGTATTTTCCTAA
- a CDS encoding TorF family putative porin codes for MLRPALVATTLSLATSLPAHAEFNFDIGLGSEYLKNGISLTEGKPAVQTGLTYIHDSGLYGGLWASNIDQKDNDIEAEGSAFAGWYLPLTESLALDAGITHYDNFGGDDSEGRGYAEGFAKLLVNDAWTFGVRQSDDFQGTDEEHRSLESAYTYQTGTFSIEFYVAQHRFLKTTETANYGGSRDDYWHFRVGAGRSYNNWDYRLKLERTNLGGDYDAGTAITFSLHRFFNF; via the coding sequence ATGTTACGTCCTGCTCTGGTTGCTACGACCTTATCTCTGGCCACAAGCCTGCCCGCTCACGCTGAGTTTAATTTCGACATTGGCCTGGGCAGTGAATACCTGAAAAATGGTATCTCGCTGACAGAAGGCAAACCCGCCGTGCAAACCGGACTGACCTATATCCATGACAGCGGCTTGTATGGTGGTTTGTGGGCATCCAACATTGACCAAAAAGATAACGACATTGAAGCAGAAGGCAGTGCTTTTGCCGGCTGGTACCTGCCACTGACCGAAAGCTTAGCGCTGGATGCCGGAATCACGCACTACGATAATTTTGGTGGCGATGATTCCGAAGGACGCGGCTACGCAGAAGGTTTTGCCAAGCTGTTAGTCAATGATGCCTGGACCTTTGGTGTGCGCCAGAGTGACGATTTTCAAGGCACAGACGAAGAACACCGCTCTCTGGAAAGTGCCTACACCTACCAGACCGGAACCTTTTCCATTGAGTTCTACGTCGCTCAACACCGTTTTCTGAAAACCACAGAAACAGCCAATTACGGTGGCAGTCGTGATGATTATTGGCACTTCCGCGTTGGAGCGGGCCGCAGTTACAACAACTGGGATTATCGCCTCAAGCTGGAGCGCACCAATTTAGGTGGCGATTATGATGCCGGTACCGCCATCACATTCAGCCTGCATCGTTTCTTTAATTTCTGA
- a CDS encoding M14 family metallopeptidase, giving the protein MIQRIYHIKRALPELFELEELIEQGREHLRVSVPAHIQHTYKHQQTVPLPFYVLEAGSDAPLAPTLVLVGGVHGIERIGTQVILSFLRTLLQRLAWEPIIHEQLAQIRLVMIPIVNPGGMWQNSRSNPNGVDLMRNAPVDADDNTFLVGGQRLSKHLPWYRGRKDNQMEAENQALTQAIRQVLSHQKHAISLDCHSGFGAKDRIWFPYAKRKSPWPNLAEAFALTELFETTYPYHDVYLFEPQSQSYTTHGDIWDYLYDDYLATQPDGLYLPLTLEMGSWLWVRKNPRHLLRYHSLFNPILPHRHNRILRRHLTLFDFLLSAVRSMPTWAPTHMEEKRQRHHQALKRWYPDRAHSNLPPQGA; this is encoded by the coding sequence GTGATTCAACGGATTTACCACATTAAACGGGCATTACCGGAATTATTTGAGCTGGAGGAGTTAATTGAACAAGGGCGCGAACACCTGAGAGTGTCGGTTCCGGCACATATTCAGCACACCTATAAACACCAGCAAACGGTGCCGTTACCGTTTTATGTGTTAGAAGCCGGCTCAGACGCCCCTCTGGCACCAACACTGGTGCTGGTGGGCGGTGTCCATGGTATCGAGCGCATTGGCACTCAGGTGATTCTGTCGTTTTTACGCACTCTGCTGCAACGACTGGCGTGGGAACCGATTATTCACGAGCAGCTGGCACAAATCCGGCTGGTGATGATTCCGATTGTGAACCCCGGGGGCATGTGGCAAAACTCACGCTCTAACCCCAATGGGGTGGATCTGATGCGTAATGCCCCCGTCGACGCTGACGACAACACCTTTCTGGTGGGTGGCCAACGGCTCAGCAAACATCTGCCCTGGTATCGCGGCCGCAAAGACAATCAGATGGAAGCCGAGAATCAGGCGCTGACTCAGGCCATTCGTCAGGTTCTGAGTCACCAGAAACACGCCATCAGTCTCGACTGTCATTCGGGTTTTGGCGCAAAGGATCGCATCTGGTTTCCCTATGCCAAGCGCAAAAGCCCGTGGCCTAATCTGGCAGAAGCCTTTGCACTGACCGAATTATTTGAAACAACCTACCCTTATCACGATGTTTATCTGTTTGAGCCACAATCACAGTCGTACACCACTCATGGTGATATCTGGGATTATTTATACGACGACTACCTGGCAACACAGCCGGATGGGCTTTATTTACCGTTAACGCTGGAGATGGGCTCGTGGCTGTGGGTGCGCAAAAATCCACGCCATTTATTGCGTTATCACAGTTTGTTTAACCCGATTTTGCCACATCGGCATAACCGGATATTGCGTCGTCATTTGACCCTGTTCGATTTTTTATTATCGGCGGTACGCAGCATGCCGACCTGGGCTCCGACTCATATGGAAGAAAAAAGACAGCGCCATCATCAGGCGCTGAAACGTTGGTATCCAGACAGAGCCCATTCAAATTTACCGCCACAAGGAGCGTAA
- a CDS encoding ABC transporter ATP-binding protein/permease, protein MKHFSQGPTQAPEQLRIRHWLQSLWPYLMEYRGRVILALLCLVVAKLASVAMPFLLKYQVDHLSALESTAADNWWLWFPLGLLLAYGAVRFLNVLMGEVRDVLFGRVTERAMRRMSLKLFRHLHQLSLDFHLDRQTGALQRDIERGTNGISFLMRFFVFNIGPTLLELALVIGVLLLNYPPVFALITALAVVAYVGYTVKMTEWRTHYIRQAAQADSSTHARALDSLLNYETVKYFTAEQRESDAYDQALAEWEQARRKNRLTLFGLNGGQALIISIAMSAMLMFAAYYVVIGEMTLGDFTLVNAFMFQLFLPLNFLGFVYREIKASMANIERMFELLDEVPTVADKGTQPLNLSAGEVRFQQVDFGYQPPRAILQQLDLTIPAGKTLAVVGSSGAGKSTLTKLLFRFYDVNRGSVTIDGQSIADVPQQALRQQLGIVPQDTVLFNDTLKNNLLYAKPDASDEELMAVIRMAHLETLLDNAEKGWDTRVGERGLKLSGGEKQRIAIARMLLKKPAIMVFDEATSSLDSDTERGIMEAIRQVSKGHTALIIAHRLSTIVEADIIAVLEAGQIVEQGSHDALMAQQGRYYQLWQGQQELSE, encoded by the coding sequence ATGAAACACTTTTCACAAGGCCCGACCCAGGCACCGGAACAACTGCGGATTCGTCATTGGCTACAAAGCCTATGGCCATATCTGATGGAATATCGCGGGCGTGTGATCTTAGCCTTGTTGTGTCTGGTGGTGGCTAAGCTGGCCAGTGTCGCCATGCCATTTTTACTGAAGTATCAGGTCGATCATTTGTCTGCACTGGAGAGCACGGCGGCGGATAACTGGTGGTTGTGGTTTCCGCTGGGATTGCTGCTTGCGTATGGTGCGGTGCGTTTTCTAAATGTGTTGATGGGCGAAGTGCGGGATGTGTTGTTTGGTCGTGTGACCGAACGGGCTATGCGGCGGATGTCGCTGAAGTTGTTTCGCCACCTGCATCAGTTGAGTCTGGATTTTCATCTGGATCGTCAAACCGGTGCCTTACAGCGGGATATTGAACGCGGCACCAATGGCATCAGCTTTTTGATGCGATTTTTTGTGTTTAATATCGGCCCAACTTTGCTGGAGCTGGCGCTGGTAATTGGTGTGTTATTGCTGAATTATCCGCCAGTCTTTGCGCTGATCACTGCGCTGGCGGTTGTTGCCTATGTTGGTTACACGGTGAAAATGACCGAGTGGCGTACTCATTATATTCGCCAGGCTGCGCAGGCGGATTCAAGCACGCATGCCCGGGCGCTGGACAGCTTATTAAATTACGAAACGGTGAAATATTTCACCGCCGAGCAGCGTGAAAGTGACGCTTATGACCAAGCGTTAGCCGAGTGGGAGCAGGCGAGACGTAAAAATCGCCTGACTCTGTTTGGTTTAAATGGCGGGCAGGCACTCATTATCTCCATCGCGATGTCGGCCATGCTGATGTTTGCGGCTTATTATGTGGTCATCGGTGAAATGACACTGGGTGACTTCACGCTGGTCAATGCCTTTATGTTTCAGCTGTTTTTACCGCTGAATTTTCTTGGTTTTGTCTATCGCGAAATAAAAGCATCGATGGCCAATATTGAACGTATGTTTGAGTTGCTGGATGAAGTGCCAACGGTGGCAGACAAAGGCACGCAGCCGTTGAATCTTTCTGCTGGAGAAGTTCGTTTTCAACAGGTCGATTTTGGCTATCAACCCCCACGGGCTATTTTGCAGCAACTGGATTTAACCATTCCTGCCGGTAAAACACTGGCGGTAGTCGGCTCCAGCGGTGCGGGAAAATCGACGCTGACCAAGCTGTTGTTCCGCTTTTATGACGTGAATCGTGGTTCGGTGACCATCGATGGTCAATCCATCGCTGATGTGCCACAACAGGCCTTACGTCAGCAGCTCGGCATTGTGCCGCAGGATACCGTGCTGTTTAACGACACGTTGAAAAATAATCTGCTGTACGCCAAGCCTGATGCCAGTGATGAGGAATTGATGGCGGTGATTCGTATGGCGCATCTGGAAACCTTACTCGATAACGCCGAAAAAGGCTGGGACACGCGGGTTGGGGAGCGGGGGCTGAAACTCTCCGGCGGTGAAAAACAACGTATTGCCATTGCCCGGATGTTGCTGAAAAAACCGGCGATTATGGTGTTTGATGAAGCTACGTCGTCACTCGATTCTGATACCGAACGCGGCATTATGGAGGCTATTCGTCAGGTCTCTAAAGGTCATACTGCGCTGATTATTGCGCATCGACTATCGACCATTGTTGAGGCCGACATTATTGCGGTGCTGGAAGCCGGTCAGATTGTTGAACAGGGCAGTCACGACGCTCTGATGGCACAACAGGGTCGTTATTATCAGTTGTGGCAGGGGCAACAGGAGCTGAGTGAATGA
- the xni gene encoding flap endonuclease Xni, whose translation MKLLIVDAMNLIRRIYAAAPEGDLQIEATQARCMTAIARNAEQFQATHVVMVFEQKCQTWRHQMWPDYKLNRPPMPEALTQQLDSISGYFRANGLPCLDLAGWEADDVIATLANKAAFAGLAVMILSTDKGFCQLVNGRIQVRNHFDRFTYDELMVEQKFGLQPSQLVDYWAMTGDSTNHLPGVEGIGPKTAGHLLDQYQSLDNILVNLQQLDSDAANRKAANKLTQHWQTALLTRILAALRLDVPLGINLSDLRWQVSQALSS comes from the coding sequence ATGAAATTATTAATCGTTGATGCCATGAACCTGATTCGCCGGATTTACGCGGCGGCCCCGGAAGGGGATTTGCAGATTGAAGCCACTCAGGCCCGTTGCATGACGGCCATTGCCCGTAATGCTGAGCAATTTCAGGCTACTCATGTGGTGATGGTGTTTGAACAGAAATGCCAGACCTGGCGTCATCAGATGTGGCCCGATTATAAACTCAACCGCCCGCCGATGCCGGAAGCACTGACGCAGCAGTTAGACAGCATCAGTGGTTATTTCCGCGCCAATGGTTTGCCCTGTCTTGATCTGGCAGGTTGGGAAGCCGATGACGTGATTGCCACGCTGGCCAATAAAGCGGCATTTGCCGGACTGGCGGTGATGATTCTGTCGACCGATAAAGGTTTTTGTCAGCTGGTGAACGGTCGTATTCAGGTGCGTAATCATTTTGATCGGTTTACTTACGATGAGTTAATGGTGGAGCAGAAGTTTGGTCTGCAGCCGAGTCAGCTGGTGGATTACTGGGCCATGACCGGCGACAGTACTAATCATTTGCCGGGCGTCGAAGGAATCGGGCCAAAAACCGCAGGTCATTTGCTCGATCAATACCAATCGTTAGATAACATTCTGGTGAATCTGCAGCAGCTGGACAGTGATGCGGCTAATCGAAAAGCCGCAAATAAGTTGACTCAGCATTGGCAAACGGCGTTGCTGACACGCATTCTTGCGGCTTTGCGGTTGGATGTGCCGCTGGGGATTAATCTGAGTGATCTGCGTTGGCAAGTATCGCAGGCGCTATCTTCTTAG
- a CDS encoding tRNA-(ms[2]io[6]A)-hydroxylase yields the protein MSIDAVMAEIHEFLGCETPDSWIAQALNEQEILLIDHANCEKKAANTAMNLMYKHVEREELLKKMSQLAREELLHFEQVVNIMTERGIRYRHISSSRYASGLRDAVRKGGGVSELVDVLIVGAFIEARSCERFAKLAPFLDEKLEKFYRSLLRSEGRHYQDYLGLAAQYSDEPIDERVQMFRELEQELIESPDETFRFHSGTPVAA from the coding sequence ATGAGTATTGATGCAGTAATGGCTGAAATTCACGAGTTTCTGGGTTGTGAAACGCCCGACAGCTGGATTGCTCAGGCGCTGAATGAGCAGGAAATCCTGCTGATTGATCACGCCAACTGCGAAAAGAAAGCCGCCAATACCGCCATGAACCTGATGTATAAACACGTTGAGCGTGAAGAATTGCTGAAAAAGATGAGTCAGCTGGCGCGTGAAGAACTGCTGCACTTCGAGCAAGTCGTGAACATCATGACCGAACGTGGCATCCGTTACCGCCATATTTCTTCATCACGCTATGCCTCTGGCCTGCGTGATGCAGTAAGAAAGGGTGGTGGTGTCTCAGAATTGGTCGACGTTCTGATTGTGGGCGCTTTTATCGAAGCCCGCTCATGTGAGCGCTTTGCTAAGTTAGCGCCGTTCTTGGATGAGAAACTTGAGAAGTTTTACCGCTCTTTGCTGCGCTCTGAAGGCCGCCATTATCAGGATTATTTGGGATTGGCCGCGCAATACTCGGATGAACCAATTGATGAGCGCGTTCAGATGTTCCGCGAACTGGAGCAGGAGCTGATCGAATCACCGGATGAGACCTTCCGCTTCCACAGTGGTACCCCAGTCGCAGCCTGA
- a CDS encoding alpha/beta fold hydrolase — protein sequence MTIHSQSDVVLKPESLSQWRLTDPTNPHDHQIHGYFRAGQSEETPVHFLHGNGFSALTLSGVAAGLPDSWPLILTNVPGHGGSDQPKQRMPDWQGMAASVAAALRQNLTQLCGKATQAHGDGAVIGVGHSLGGVVTLLAAARYPELFKRIILLDPVLFSPEIILGQQVMRATGVWKRSALVRSVSRRRNSWADTDEMFADLSQKSLYKNWQPEVLSAFVETASKDVNGQRQLCCDPSWEGGIFGSYPRGLWHAVRSVKVPVDILVAEDSYGFIAKSARRAAKVNPAIRWQLFPGTHCFPMEQPQSTAEKILELLGPLPQPR from the coding sequence ATGACCATTCATTCTCAAAGTGATGTTGTGCTGAAGCCAGAAAGCTTATCTCAGTGGCGATTAACGGACCCAACCAATCCTCATGACCACCAGATACATGGTTACTTTCGTGCTGGCCAAAGCGAAGAAACTCCGGTTCACTTTCTTCACGGCAATGGTTTCTCTGCATTGACCTTGAGTGGTGTTGCTGCCGGTTTGCCAGATTCATGGCCATTGATTCTGACCAATGTGCCGGGCCATGGTGGATCTGATCAACCCAAGCAGCGGATGCCTGACTGGCAGGGCATGGCGGCTTCGGTTGCAGCAGCGTTGCGGCAAAACCTTACTCAATTATGCGGCAAAGCAACACAAGCGCATGGTGATGGCGCTGTTATTGGTGTGGGCCACTCGTTGGGTGGTGTGGTGACACTGCTGGCGGCTGCGCGTTATCCGGAACTGTTTAAGCGGATTATTTTGTTAGATCCGGTTTTGTTTTCGCCAGAAATCATTCTGGGTCAGCAAGTCATGCGAGCAACTGGAGTCTGGAAGCGAAGTGCACTGGTGCGTTCGGTCAGCCGTCGTCGTAACAGTTGGGCGGACACCGATGAAATGTTTGCCGACTTATCGCAGAAGTCCCTGTATAAAAACTGGCAGCCAGAGGTGTTAAGTGCCTTCGTTGAGACGGCCAGTAAAGACGTCAATGGTCAGCGTCAGTTGTGTTGTGACCCTTCCTGGGAAGGCGGTATTTTTGGCTCGTATCCACGGGGCCTATGGCATGCGGTACGCAGTGTTAAGGTGCCAGTCGATATTCTGGTGGCCGAAGACAGTTATGGCTTTATTGCGAAATCAGCGCGCCGGGCGGCGAAGGTGAATCCAGCGATTCGTTGGCAGTTATTCCCTGGCACACATTGCTTCCCAATGGAGCAACCACAGTCAACCGCTGAAAAAATTCTTGAGTTGTTAGGGCCTCTTCCCCAGCCTCGTTAA